TCCCGACGGCATCTTGCAGAAACCCGGCCGCCTGACACCGGAAGAGCGACATTTCATGGAGTACCACACGATTATCGGGGGGAATATCCTCAAAGGGTCGAAGGCGACGATCTTAAGACAATCACGCATCGTGGCCCTCACCCATCATGAAAAATTTGATGGGACGGGATATCCTCGCCACCTGAAGGGAGAAGAGATTCCCATCGAAGGCCGGATTACCATCCTGGCGGATGTTTTCGATGCCTTATCCTCGAAAAGAGTTTACAAGGAGGCCCTGGAGGAAGAAGAGGTTCTCCGCATCCTCCGGGAAGGGCGAGGGTCTCATTTTGACCCGAAGATCCTGGAAGTATTCCTGGCGAATTTAGATGGGGTGCGCGCAATTCAGAAGCGTTATGGGGACCAGGAGGGAGACTTCAATAAATTCAGAGATCTGGATCAGCTCAAGATCGAAGATGAGGAAAACGGAAAAAAGCCGGAACCGGAAGAGGAGAGCAAGGATGGATGAGAAGATTTATCAGAGACTCCGGGAACACTTAGATTCCCTTCCCACGGGCTATCCCAAAACCCAGAGCGGAGTGGAGCTCAAAATGCTCCAAAAGCTTTTCACGGAAGAAGAAGCGGAAATGGCCTGCCAGCTGAAGCCTCTTCCGGAGAAGGCGGAAGAAATCGCTCAGCGTCTGGGCCGTAACCCGGGAAAAGTGGCGGATTTTCTGTACCACATGTCCAGGAAAGGACTCATCTTGCGTCTCAAGCTCAATGGAGCCTACCATTACATGGCCGCGATGTTTATTGTGGGGATCTTCGAGTACCAGGTGAAGAATCTCGACCGGGAGATGGCCGAGATTTTCGATGAGTATGCCCGGGAGGCATTGTACGCAGAAATGATTCGTCCCCAAACCCCCCAGCTCCGGGTTGTGCCCGTCCAGCAGAGCCTGGACGCCGCCATGGAAATCCAGCCGTACGATGAATTACGCAAAATCGTCGAATCGCAGAAGACGATTGCTCTGGCGGACTGCATCTGCCGGAAGAAAAGCAGCCTCCTCGACCATCCTTGCCGAAAGCCCCTCGAAACCTGCCTCCTTTTTGGGGCCACGGGGGAATACTACATCGAAAATGGCATGGCCCGAAAAATTGCGGTGGAAGAGGCTCTGGAAATTTTGGGGAAGAATGAGAAAGCGGGGTTGGTGCCCAGTCCGGCGAACGCCCAA
This window of the Deltaproteobacteria bacterium genome carries:
- a CDS encoding 4Fe-4S binding protein; translated protein: MDEKIYQRLREHLDSLPTGYPKTQSGVELKMLQKLFTEEEAEMACQLKPLPEKAEEIAQRLGRNPGKVADFLYHMSRKGLILRLKLNGAYHYMAAMFIVGIFEYQVKNLDREMAEIFDEYAREALYAEMIRPQTPQLRVVPVQQSLDAAMEIQPYDELRKIVESQKTIALADCICRKKSSLLDHPCRKPLETCLLFGATGEYYIENGMARKIAVEEALEILGKNEKAGLVPSPANAQKVGGMCSCCACCCGVLKAVKLDPQPSSRVKSNYFARVDEDLCAGCETCLERCQMEAIFMEDDRANIDLKRCVGCGLCVTTCPTKALSLFRKKPKELYVPPAKPFDTYLQIAKEMGKI